One region of Diabrotica undecimpunctata isolate CICGRU chromosome 6, icDiaUnde3, whole genome shotgun sequence genomic DNA includes:
- the LOC140442863 gene encoding uncharacterized protein: protein MFSKKYLTLLSVLCIAIAVFADEEIPEPKSKSEYKKSLSRDCATSYSTTCLKLDIVSWVDKLNEENNYSVLPGVSVIKEEQSDKSSTADMVSELARDFPNDPDARLDAFLLKKVTSYLNSHSLRLNLINKDTVESARGGGGGGGGGGGGGGGKKGGGGGGGMGMMVAAGAMLKGTLLALALGGIAAIAGKALMTGLISLLLSVIIGLKAITHNQKATTYEIVSKPVYSHSSSHSVGHEEHHPSYGHSSYGRSFDMPLPLGLQPGYKPA, encoded by the coding sequence atgttctcgaaaaaatatctgacTTTACTGTCGGTGTTGTGTATAGCTATTGCCGTGTTCGCGGACGAAGAAATACCCGAACCTAAGTCAAAAAGTGAATACAAAAAATCTTTGTCAAGAGATTGTGCAACTAGTTATTCGACAACATGTTTAAAATTGGACATAGTGTCTTGGGTCGATAAGTTAAATGAGGAAAATAATTATAGTGTTCTACCGGGAGTTTCGGTGATAAAGGAAGAGCAAAGTGATAAAAGTTCGACGGCAGATATGGTATCTGAACTAGCACGAGATTTTCCCAATGATCCCGATGCCCGGCTGGACGCCTTCCTGTTGAAAAAAGTGACTTCTTATCTAAACAGTCATTCCTTACggcttaatttaattaacaaagaCACTGTTGAGTCCGCAAGAGGAGGTGGTGGTGGTGGCGGCGGCGGTGGTGGTGGTGGAGGTGGTAAAAAAGGAGGCGGCGGAGGTGGCGGTATGGGAATGATGGTAGCTGCTGGAGCAATGTTGAAAGGAACACTACTCGCATTAGCTTTGGGAGGTATAGCCGCCATTGCAGGAAAAGCATTAATGACCGGTCTGATCTCGCTTCTACTTTCTGTTATAATTGGACTGAAAGCTATTACACACAACCAAAAAGCTACCACGTACGAGATAGTATCAAAGCCTGTCTATAGCCACTCTAGCTCACACTCGGTAGGACATGAAGAACATCATCCCAGTTATGGACATTCTTCCTATGGCAGAAGTTTTGACATGCCTCTACCTTTGGGATTGCAACCTGGCTACAAACCAGCATAA